The Arcobacter sp. LA11 nucleotide sequence AGATAAGTTATCATTTTTTACAGAGTGTAAGGATATAGAAGAGTTTCCTAAAAGTGATGATGTTTATCATTTTAATCCTATTGGGTTGGTTGGGGAGTTTAAAGATGATTTTAGTTGTGAATTATCTGGAGATTTATTAAAAGAACTTTTAGGTAAAGCTGTATTATTTAATCATAAAGATATGAAACTATATCCTGAGGTCTATAAAACTGATGTTTATGAATTCGTAAAAGTTTTTAATGGAGTAGTTAAAAAATATCCAGAGTTTAATAAATGTATTTATATCGCTCATTTTTTAGCACAGGCATTTCATGAGGCTGACCACTTTCATACAACGGAAGAATATGCTAGTGGCTGGGACTATGATATTAAAACGTATCCTGTAAGTGTTTGTACTACTTACGGAATTAAAAGTCGAAAATGTAAAAGACATAAACAAATTATAACTGAAGGAAATACTTCTATAGGTGATGGTCCAAAATATAAGGGGAAAGGACTGCTTCAATTAACTTGGAAAGGAACTTATCAAAAATATTCTAAATTTAAAGGTATTGATTTTGTAAAAGAACCAACTTTAATTGCTTCTAATTTAGAATATGCAATAGATGCGTCATGTTGGTTTTGGACTAAATTTAAAGGTGAAAATTATTTTAATAAATTAATTGATAGAAAAGAACTAGAATATAAACATTTATCTGAAGAAGTAAAAAATGATTTAATTGTAAAAAGTGTAACTAAAAAAGTAAATGGTGGGACAAGAGGATTAGTGGGAAGACAAGAGTTATTTAAAAAAATTATAAAAAAAGTAAAAGGATAAAGATTGCTAAAGATTTTAATATTGATTTTTTTTATTTCAAACATTTTTGCAAATGAAGAATATTTAATAATAGAAGAAAATAAACAACTAATTTCAAAAGAAAAAGATATTAGTATTTTGTTAAAGGAAGGTTACCTCTATTATAAAAAATTAATAAATAGTAAAAATAATAGCTATAAATTATTAATAAATGAAGAACTAGAGGATAAAATAGAATTGATTAGATATAAAGATATTTATGCAATCGAAGTTGGTAAAAATCAAGTTAATATAACATATGTATTATTTAAAAAAATAAAAGAGCAATTATTACCATTAAATATAAATATAACTAACCCTGTATTTAAGAATAAAAAAATATTTTCATATTATAGAGATAAAGCGACATGGTTTTTAGATATTTATTGTGATAAAAATAAAATATATAAATGTGGTGAAGGTATTTTATATCCAGATAATATTGAAAAAGAAGATATATTTATTTCAAAAGTTAATAATAAAGTTGAATTTTTTACATTTGATGCAAAAAATGAAAAAATAAAATTAATCGAAGTTAAAAGTCAAAAAAATAGTTTTATAGATATAATTGATTATAAAAAGCACGGGATAGATGAATTTCAACTTAATATAAATAATAAGTGGATTAATAGTAATAAAGTAAAAATCTATTTTAAAAAATATAAAATAATAAAATTAGAAAAACAATACTTATATAATCAACCAAATAAAAACTCAAAAACAAAAATGTACTTAATCAAAGGAGATAAAGTAGAAATACTAGAAGAAAAAGATGATTGGCTATATATTTTATATAAAGGTAAAAAAGATATAAAAGCATGGATACCTAAAAGTGCAGTCCAAGAAAAAGAAATAAAAAAACCAATTAATAATATAAAAAATGAAAATACTCTTAAAACAAAACAAAATACCTCAAAAATAGAAGCAACACAAGAAGAGAAAACATTCTTCACAAAATTTCTAGAACTGTTTGCTTCTTCAATACAAAATAAAAATATAATGCAAAGTTAAAATAAAACTTTGCATATATCATGTCAATAAATTTAACAATCTATAAAAACTCAGTAGGAACAATAAATATACCCAAAAAAACAGATAAAAAACCCAAGAAGAAAAAATATATAAACTATCAGATGTAAAAATAATAGAATCAACTATATACAAATAGAAGTTTTATTTAATATTCTCAAACTCTTCCATAACTATCATTAAAAAACCTGTAAAAAAAGCATTGTCTTCTCTAAGAGATTTTTTTACTTTTGGTTTCATTTTTTCAAGTACTTTTTTATACTTTACGTAAAATTCATAACTTGGTCTAGGTTTATAAACTACATTTTCTATATCAAAGAATTTAATTATATTTTTTGTAGTAGTAGGTTTTATGAAAAACTCTTTATCTCTATATAAATAATATGGAATAATAGAGATTATCGACCATTTAGCCAATTTATACATAGCAAGTATTTCAACTAAACTTTCAAAGCCATCTTCTTTATCTTCATATAAAAGATTATATAAAGAGATTGAAAATATATCTTTTTGTTCTATACTCATACTTTTTACCATATCTCTAACTTTTGGTTTTTCAAATAATGAAATCATAGAAGATCTAGAAACAATTTTTGTAAAGCTCTCGCAAATCAATTCAGGTTGTCCAAAACTATCTTTTGTAAACAACTCTTGTACAGTTTGACTTAGTTTAGGAATATTATGTCTTTTGATAATTGGTTGAAGTAATTCATCAGCAAAACCTTTTGGATATAGTTCAAAAAAAAGTTCTTCTGCATTTTTTAGTTTTTTGAGATTCATGGACATCTCCTTAATAAAGTTTTATATAATATCGTAATATCAAATAACTAGAGTTAAAACTCTAGTTATTTTGTTGCAGCAGCTTTTATAATTCCAGCTAATGCTTTTTCTACTTTTCCTAAAACTTTTTCACAACCTTTTAAATCATGTCTTTGTACAAGATATTTAGGGTCATTATATGATATCCATACTTTTTTCATATCATCTTTCCAGATAAGAGCTTTTTGGGGTAAATCAAGAGCAACTGTTTGTTGACATTTCATTAAAGGACTTCCCACTTTTGGGTTTCCAAAAATTATAAGTTTTGTATCTCGAAGATCAATACCTACACCTTTTGCACCTTTTGAATGATTAATATGATTAAATATTTTCATTCCTTTTTTCTTTAAAATAGTTTCCAATCTTTGAGAAGTTTCTTCTACAGAAAAATCACTAGATACATTTACAATACCCGAAGCCATACTTGATATAGCTAAGGTAAATATTACACCTGCTGCAAACATTTTTTTCATATTCCATCCTTTTTTAAATAATTTTACATAATATAAAAAAAGTGTTTAGTCTTTGTAAATAGAAATTAAAAAGATGTTTTATTGATATTTAGTTATAATTCAAAAAAATATAGGATATATTATGAGTAAAGTAAAAGAATTAGAAGAACTATTAAAAAAAGATATTATGGTAGAGCTTGAAGAATCTATCGAAGAATTAGTTTCAAAAATCAAAAAAAAGAAAAATGACAAAGCGCTAAAAGATGAAGTAAAATACATGAGAGATGTACAAAAATACTTTGATGATGTATTAGCTGATATTGATAAAAATATTCTTACAGAAGAAGATGCTATTGAAATTTTAGATGCATTAGAAGATATGAAAGTAGAGAATCAAGAGGTTTAAAAACCTCTTAAATATTAACTCTAATACACTTTTGTACAATTTAATTTAGTAAAAAATCTTATAATCTACTATTATTAAAATTATTATAAATTATTATGCTAGGAAAACTAATGCCAGATTTTGAAATTTACGAGATTATAAATATACTAGGTCTAATCATAGGTCTTACCTTTGGAATGATTGCTCAAAAAAAACAGTTTTGTTTTAGTGGTTCTATCAAAGACTATATACTTACAAAATCTACTATGAGAGGTTCTTCTGTTATCATGGCGATAATAGTTGCAATAATCTCAACTACTTTAGTTTCTACATATTATGAAATTGATTTAACAGAATCTAACTACTATAGAGAAAATATCAATTACTTTTCAATAATCATTGGTGGACTACTATTTGGAACAGGTATGATGTTAGCTGATGGATGTAGTAATAGACATTTAATAAAATTTGCACAAGGAGATTCTAACTCTTTGATTGCATTAGTATTTATAGGAATATTTGCCTTTGCAACAGCAAAAGGATTTTTAAATGGTTTCTTTAGCCCAATTATAAATAACCCTACACTACTAGAATGGTCAGCCCTTCTAGGAAACATCACAATGAATATATATCTTGTTGTGGGTATTTTATTTATAATTTTACTTTTTCTTATAAAAAAAGTACAAAGAATATTCAGCCTTTGGGATGGAGTATTAGTTGGACTACTTGTATCGGTAGCTTGGGGAGTTACTGGTGTTATTGGAGAAGAGAGTATAGAAAGAATTGTAAACTTAGAAGCCATTAGTTTTGTCTATCCAACAGCTCAAACTATTGACTTATTTAGCAATTATCAAGTTAATAATTTAAGCTTTCCAATTAGCTTACTACTAGGTGTACTTTTGGGTGCATTTTTTATGTCTAAAATAAATAGAAAATATAGTTTT carries:
- a CDS encoding glycoside hydrolase family 19 protein — translated: DKLSFFTECKDIEEFPKSDDVYHFNPIGLVGEFKDDFSCELSGDLLKELLGKAVLFNHKDMKLYPEVYKTDVYEFVKVFNGVVKKYPEFNKCIYIAHFLAQAFHEADHFHTTEEYASGWDYDIKTYPVSVCTTYGIKSRKCKRHKQIITEGNTSIGDGPKYKGKGLLQLTWKGTYQKYSKFKGIDFVKEPTLIASNLEYAIDASCWFWTKFKGENYFNKLIDRKELEYKHLSEEVKNDLIVKSVTKKVNGGTRGLVGRQELFKKIIKKVKG
- a CDS encoding SH3 domain-containing protein, with protein sequence MLKILILIFFISNIFANEEYLIIEENKQLISKEKDISILLKEGYLYYKKLINSKNNSYKLLINEELEDKIELIRYKDIYAIEVGKNQVNITYVLFKKIKEQLLPLNINITNPVFKNKKIFSYYRDKATWFLDIYCDKNKIYKCGEGILYPDNIEKEDIFISKVNNKVEFFTFDAKNEKIKLIEVKSQKNSFIDIIDYKKHGIDEFQLNINNKWINSNKVKIYFKKYKIIKLEKQYLYNQPNKNSKTKMYLIKGDKVEILEEKDDWLYILYKGKKDIKAWIPKSAVQEKEIKKPINNIKNENTLKTKQNTSKIEATQEEKTFFTKFLELFASSIQNKNIMQS
- a CDS encoding DUF302 domain-containing protein is translated as MKKMFAAGVIFTLAISSMASGIVNVSSDFSVEETSQRLETILKKKGMKIFNHINHSKGAKGVGIDLRDTKLIIFGNPKVGSPLMKCQQTVALDLPQKALIWKDDMKKVWISYNDPKYLVQRHDLKGCEKVLGKVEKALAGIIKAAATK
- a CDS encoding YeeE/YedE family protein, whose product is MPDFEIYEIINILGLIIGLTFGMIAQKKQFCFSGSIKDYILTKSTMRGSSVIMAIIVAIISTTLVSTYYEIDLTESNYYRENINYFSIIIGGLLFGTGMMLADGCSNRHLIKFAQGDSNSLIALVFIGIFAFATAKGFLNGFFSPIINNPTLLEWSALLGNITMNIYLVVGILFIILLFLIKKVQRIFSLWDGVLVGLLVSVAWGVTGVIGEESIERIVNLEAISFVYPTAQTIDLFSNYQVNNLSFPISLLLGVLLGAFFMSKINRKYSFGCTSGQGEDKAKFNMIGGALMGTGGVLSIGCTVGQGLTGLSTLAFASAVAIISIFISGTITALLLNRKNKLPMCFIFEWKDNTPDYQI